In the Leptospira sp. WS4.C2 genome, one interval contains:
- a CDS encoding alpha/beta fold hydrolase — MTLSTAKTKAKKYKEESITTNGIQIRIGIWPGEKQTIVCLHGLSGNLHSMKPLAKRLNRLGYKVLSYDLRGRGNSEKPNSGYGIQNHINDLHGILSHYKIKNPIFFAHSFGCMIALRYTIVYPEVAKAMILMDGGGLLSLSKRIQVLKVLKQSFERLDITYPTVFEYLQLIQNSPLVPRWSKEIEEYFRLELHKSKDGYVCHMPGFVMEEELKEMGGSMHFSNILKYLIKDPKRVISKIKENKFIEFERIQTPTLILRATEMNLFPKDDLLPKESFESMLERIPKSRGIEIKTNHYGILFDKLKERDSAIETFLSGLKTKQGITR; from the coding sequence ATGACTCTATCTACAGCCAAAACCAAAGCAAAAAAATACAAAGAAGAATCCATTACAACGAATGGCATTCAAATCCGAATCGGTATTTGGCCTGGGGAAAAACAAACAATCGTTTGTCTGCATGGATTGTCAGGAAACTTACATTCAATGAAACCTTTAGCAAAACGACTAAACCGATTAGGATACAAGGTTTTGTCTTATGATTTACGAGGCAGAGGAAACTCCGAAAAACCAAATTCTGGTTATGGGATTCAAAACCATATTAACGATTTACACGGAATTCTATCTCATTATAAAATCAAAAATCCAATTTTTTTTGCACATTCTTTTGGATGTATGATTGCTCTACGTTATACAATTGTTTATCCAGAAGTTGCCAAAGCGATGATTCTTATGGATGGCGGAGGCCTTCTCTCTCTTTCCAAAAGAATCCAAGTTTTGAAAGTATTAAAACAATCCTTCGAGAGATTGGATATCACTTATCCAACTGTATTCGAATATTTACAACTAATCCAGAACTCTCCTCTAGTGCCTCGTTGGTCAAAAGAAATAGAAGAATACTTTCGATTAGAATTGCACAAATCAAAAGATGGTTATGTATGTCATATGCCTGGCTTTGTTATGGAGGAGGAGCTAAAAGAGATGGGAGGTTCTATGCATTTTTCAAATATATTAAAATATTTAATAAAAGATCCCAAAAGAGTGATTTCAAAAATCAAAGAAAACAAATTCATAGAGTTTGAAAGAATACAAACCCCTACCCTCATCCTTCGTGCGACAGAAATGAATTTATTTCCCAAAGATGATTTATTGCCAAAAGAATCATTTGAATCTATGTTGGAACGAATTCCTAAATCTAGAGGGATCGAAATCAAAACAAATCATTACGGGATTCTCTTTGACAAACTAAAAGAAAGAGACTCGGCTATCGAAACATTTTTAAGTGGTTTGAAAACAAAACAGGGAATTACGAGATAA
- a CDS encoding YdeI/OmpD-associated family protein, protein MLDFPFLSFSAKIEIIGINPFVFVPDPVLQSLMLQSGTNKGKIRVHLKMDGFAFTQTLVKYNGYWRLYLNTPMRKAANKDVGDRANFEIKFNPAEKINPVSTELKRALNQNKKAKAKFESLSPSLQNELMRYISGLKSEESKKENVTRAIQYLLGKGKFLGREIK, encoded by the coding sequence ATGTTAGATTTTCCATTTTTATCATTTTCTGCAAAAATTGAAATCATAGGGATTAACCCATTCGTATTTGTACCCGATCCCGTTTTACAATCATTAATGCTTCAGTCAGGAACAAACAAAGGTAAAATCCGAGTTCACCTTAAAATGGACGGGTTTGCATTTACACAAACACTCGTTAAATATAATGGGTATTGGCGTTTGTATTTAAACACTCCGATGAGAAAGGCAGCAAATAAAGATGTCGGCGACCGAGCAAATTTCGAAATCAAATTTAATCCTGCCGAAAAAATAAATCCCGTATCAACGGAACTTAAACGAGCACTCAATCAAAATAAAAAAGCAAAAGCTAAGTTCGAAAGTTTAAGTCCCTCACTCCAAAACGAATTGATGAGATATATCTCTGGATTGAAATCAGAAGAATCTAAAAAAGAAAACGTAACTCGAGCAATTCAATATTTGTTAGGGAAAGGAAAATTCCTCGGAAGGGAAATTAAATAG
- a CDS encoding DNA-3-methyladenine glycosylase I, with the protein MKMHTEKERCSWCLKFDQYIQYHDEEWGVPVHDDQTHFEFLILEGAQAGLSWSTILKKREGYRKVFANFDPAKVAKFTDKKLETILLNPAIVRNRLKVFAAVNNAKRFLEIQKEFGSFDFYIWSFVGHKPIQNKRKSLKEVPATTQESDALSKDLIKRGFKFVGSTVIYAHMQACGLVNDHVESCFRYKEITSSTLLP; encoded by the coding sequence ATGAAAATGCATACTGAAAAGGAACGTTGTTCCTGGTGTTTAAAATTTGACCAATACATCCAATACCATGATGAAGAATGGGGAGTTCCCGTTCATGATGACCAAACTCATTTTGAATTTTTGATTCTAGAAGGTGCTCAGGCCGGTCTCAGTTGGTCGACAATTTTAAAAAAACGGGAAGGTTATAGAAAAGTATTTGCAAACTTTGATCCCGCGAAGGTAGCAAAATTCACTGATAAAAAATTAGAAACCATCTTACTTAACCCAGCAATTGTCCGGAATCGCTTGAAGGTATTTGCTGCAGTAAACAACGCAAAACGGTTTTTAGAAATACAAAAAGAATTTGGTTCTTTTGATTTTTACATTTGGAGTTTTGTAGGTCACAAACCCATTCAAAACAAACGAAAAAGTTTAAAAGAGGTCCCAGCAACTACACAAGAATCCGACGCACTGAGTAAAGACCTAATCAAACGCGGTTTTAAGTTTGTTGGTAGCACTGTCATCTATGCCCATATGCAAGCATGCGGGCTTGTCAATGACCATGTAGAAAGTTGTTTTCGTTATAAAGAGATCACCTCTTCCACTCTACTTCCTTAA
- a CDS encoding M14 family zinc carboxypeptidase — MLRGMKRLNRYENRILKIVKLGGKLVRFKQFGFSTRTKEGFRFPIYILEIGKEKAIKQNLAGLVAGVHGLETIGIRVLLDFLDDLFARKTSDLYREIKAGELGIVCIPILNPGGVAMKRRSNPGGVDLMRNSGVEAVKAPFFFGGHKISNVFPYYRGNVLQAESKVLDRFYTKYLLAAENSMIPVIDIHSGFGAVDHVWWPYAGTHEQCADESLFQKIANHLTTKFNHILYKFGPQSETYTTHGDLWDRLYNQYQKIKIHSNSDRSRFLPLTLEIGTWSDIQLDPWKVFRKRGIFNPARESKQELIISHRKFLTDVLRLAKMEPTDLD, encoded by the coding sequence ATGCTTAGAGGAATGAAACGTCTCAATCGGTATGAAAATAGAATACTGAAGATTGTAAAGTTAGGTGGTAAATTAGTTCGATTTAAACAGTTTGGTTTTTCCACAAGGACAAAAGAAGGTTTCCGCTTCCCCATTTATATTTTAGAAATTGGAAAAGAAAAGGCAATCAAACAAAACCTAGCCGGATTAGTTGCGGGAGTCCATGGGTTAGAGACGATAGGAATTCGTGTTTTATTGGATTTTTTGGATGATCTTTTTGCTCGAAAAACTTCTGATTTATACAGAGAGATAAAAGCTGGGGAACTGGGAATCGTTTGTATCCCCATTCTTAATCCTGGTGGTGTGGCAATGAAACGTCGGTCAAACCCCGGTGGAGTAGATCTCATGCGAAATTCTGGAGTAGAGGCAGTGAAGGCTCCTTTCTTTTTCGGTGGTCATAAAATCTCTAATGTATTTCCGTATTATAGAGGCAATGTTTTACAGGCAGAATCTAAAGTTTTAGATCGATTTTACACCAAATACTTGCTAGCTGCTGAAAATTCTATGATTCCCGTTATCGATATTCATTCTGGATTTGGTGCAGTAGATCATGTTTGGTGGCCTTACGCCGGAACCCATGAACAGTGCGCAGATGAATCTTTGTTTCAGAAAATCGCAAACCATTTAACAACAAAATTTAATCACATTTTATATAAATTTGGTCCTCAAAGTGAAACCTATACAACGCATGGTGACCTATGGGATAGATTGTATAATCAGTATCAAAAAATTAAGATACACTCGAATTCTGATAGATCAAGATTTCTTCCACTAACATTAGAAATTGGAACTTGGTCAGATATTCAACTGGATCCGTGGAAGGTGTTTCGGAAACGTGGAATTTTTAATCCGGCTAGGGAGTCAAAACAAGAATTGATCATTAGCCATCGAAAATTTCTGACAGATGTTTTGCGATTAGCAAAAATGGAACCAACAGATTTGGATTAA
- a CDS encoding MarR family winged helix-turn-helix transcriptional regulator, which yields MADSFDLENSYAYLIYRTVRALRRQFMRLASANGLDLFPEQWFVLVRLMKQPGCSQSDLGRDFDDRPSMARALRNMEEKGWIKIQPDPEDGRRNQVYPTKKGSEIYQLMVGVVTEERKRMFKKLSAQDFKTFKRIIDQIYTESMD from the coding sequence ATGGCGGATTCTTTTGATTTAGAAAATTCTTATGCCTATTTGATTTACAGGACAGTCCGAGCCTTAAGAAGACAGTTTATGCGGTTGGCTTCGGCAAACGGATTGGATTTATTTCCGGAGCAGTGGTTTGTTCTTGTTCGGTTAATGAAACAACCTGGTTGTAGTCAATCGGATTTGGGAAGGGATTTTGATGATAGACCATCTATGGCAAGAGCTCTTCGGAATATGGAGGAAAAGGGTTGGATCAAAATACAGCCAGATCCTGAGGACGGGCGCAGAAATCAAGTATATCCAACGAAAAAGGGATCAGAAATCTACCAATTGATGGTAGGTGTTGTTACGGAAGAACGGAAACGAATGTTTAAGAAATTATCGGCGCAAGATTTTAAAACCTTTAAACGGATAATTGATCAAATTTATACGGAATCTATGGATTGA
- a CDS encoding nuclear transport factor 2 family protein has protein sequence MKEIVFGFLVILGGTMITNQINAQGSEDSLKKEFIAIMKNIDARKVSEVESKFHSEYADSVYIKGNDSIFSSNKTNYIQSLREGKIGGVERDIHIHSIEFLDQFGFVKADLESKVMKFRSMYTFYFDQGEWKIIKAVIVAEKK, from the coding sequence GTGAAAGAGATAGTTTTTGGATTTTTAGTGATATTAGGAGGAACAATGATCACAAACCAAATTAATGCACAAGGGAGTGAAGATTCTTTAAAAAAAGAGTTTATCGCTATTATGAAGAATATTGATGCGAGGAAAGTTTCCGAAGTGGAATCCAAATTTCATTCGGAGTATGCGGATAGTGTTTATATTAAAGGAAATGATTCTATATTCAGTTCCAATAAGACTAATTATATTCAATCGTTAAGAGAAGGAAAAATTGGTGGAGTGGAAAGAGACATCCATATCCATTCGATAGAATTTCTGGATCAGTTTGGATTTGTAAAAGCAGACTTGGAAAGTAAGGTTATGAAATTCCGATCGATGTATACTTTCTATTTCGATCAAGGAGAATGGAAAATTATCAAAGCAGTGATAGTTGCTGAAAAGAAATAG